Proteins from a single region of Chryseobacterium sp. W4I1:
- a CDS encoding NADP-dependent oxidoreductase, protein MKAIILNENFQLKEAEIEKPKPKSHEVLIQIKASGFNPIDYQMIENELERKLLKSPILGRELSGIVVEKGTDAHQFNIGDEVFCGSGSMGSNGSYAEYIAVPEAIVAFKPKSISFEQAAAIPSAGLTGLQTVNRLKLNDNDTVLVTGATGGVGSFVIKFLIANRFEKITATVGSEENRQILLGLGLKNHQIINYKDENLAANLLEANNSQLFDFGIDLVGNYMSEITADVLKINGTYVDVTALISKNAHETLFNKGTVIMNISNYSYSINKEYEYYKGNLEEISKLIENGIISPPNYKTVGDLSLDTVLKAHSLLKNNQTQGHKLIMKH, encoded by the coding sequence ATGAAAGCCATTATATTAAATGAAAATTTCCAGCTTAAAGAAGCTGAGATAGAAAAACCTAAGCCGAAAAGTCATGAAGTTCTCATCCAGATCAAAGCCAGCGGTTTTAATCCTATCGATTATCAGATGATTGAGAACGAACTGGAACGGAAACTACTCAAATCACCCATTTTAGGCCGTGAACTCTCTGGAATTGTTGTTGAAAAAGGTACGGACGCCCATCAGTTTAACATTGGAGACGAAGTATTCTGCGGAAGCGGATCGATGGGAAGTAACGGTTCTTACGCTGAATACATTGCCGTTCCTGAAGCTATTGTTGCGTTTAAACCTAAAAGTATTTCTTTCGAACAGGCGGCGGCTATTCCTTCAGCAGGGCTCACAGGACTGCAGACTGTCAACCGTTTAAAACTAAATGATAATGATACTGTTCTGGTAACCGGAGCAACAGGCGGAGTCGGTTCTTTTGTTATCAAGTTTTTAATCGCCAATCGGTTCGAAAAAATTACAGCCACTGTCGGAAGTGAAGAAAACAGACAGATCCTCCTTGGACTGGGTCTTAAGAATCATCAGATCATTAATTATAAAGACGAAAACCTTGCCGCTAATCTTTTAGAAGCAAATAACAGCCAGCTTTTCGATTTCGGAATTGACTTGGTGGGAAATTATATGTCTGAAATCACTGCCGATGTTTTGAAAATCAATGGTACTTACGTGGATGTAACCGCACTGATCTCCAAGAATGCTCACGAAACCCTTTTCAACAAAGGAACTGTGATCATGAATATTTCCAATTATTCCTACAGTATAAATAAAGAATATGAATACTACAAAGGAAACTTAGAGGAAATTTCGAAACTAATTGAAAATGGAATTATCAGTCCGCCCAATTACAAAACAGTAGGAGATCTTTCGCTGGATACGGTTTTAAAAGCCCATTCCCTTCTTAAAAACAATCAGACCCAAGGTCATAAACTGATCATGAAACATTAA
- a CDS encoding helix-turn-helix domain-containing protein produces MAKILENGIEREASCTEELFAMRDSLDVLGGKWKLMIIRYLTNRTDQHIHFKKLQRGITGISAKMLSKELKELEMNLLITRTIQDTKPITVTYAVTEYGKSVFPVTETLVNWGIIHREKIKESME; encoded by the coding sequence ATGGCAAAAATCTTAGAAAACGGAATAGAAAGAGAGGCCAGCTGCACGGAAGAATTATTTGCAATGCGCGACAGTCTGGATGTTTTGGGTGGAAAATGGAAGCTGATGATCATCCGGTATCTGACCAATAGAACGGATCAACATATCCATTTCAAAAAACTGCAACGGGGTATTACGGGGATCTCTGCTAAAATGCTCAGCAAAGAACTGAAAGAACTGGAAATGAATCTTCTTATCACAAGAACGATTCAGGATACTAAACCTATTACAGTAACTTATGCGGTTACAGAATACGGGAAATCAGTTTTTCCGGTAACGGAAACTCTGGTGAATTGGGGGATTATTCATCGGGAGAAGATCAAAGAATCGATGGAGTAG
- a CDS encoding DUF1304 domain-containing protein — MELVAKILIAIVALEHIYILWMEMFAWETKGKEVFKAALPAEMFKPTKGLAANQGLYNGFLAAGLIWSFLIEDPKWQVNISLFFLSCVAIAGIYGAVSATKKIFFVQALPAILAIIAVLLK, encoded by the coding sequence ATGGAACTCGTTGCTAAAATTCTCATCGCCATCGTTGCATTGGAACATATTTATATCCTCTGGATGGAAATGTTCGCCTGGGAAACCAAAGGAAAAGAAGTATTTAAAGCTGCATTGCCGGCAGAAATGTTTAAACCTACAAAAGGCCTGGCTGCCAATCAAGGACTTTACAACGGTTTTCTTGCGGCGGGACTCATCTGGTCATTCCTGATTGAAGATCCAAAATGGCAAGTTAATATTTCCCTGTTTTTCCTGAGCTGTGTAGCTATTGCCGGAATTTATGGCGCTGTTTCAGCAACAAAGAAAATATTTTTTGTACAAGCATTGCCTGCTATATTGGCTATAATAGCAGTTCTTTTGAAATAA